In Deltaproteobacteria bacterium, a single window of DNA contains:
- a CDS encoding SDR family NAD(P)-dependent oxidoreductase, with product MEIAGKVAVVTGGGSGIGRGIGRALAKRGADVVVADVDAARAAEVAAELEDAGVRSIGVACDVTERASVDALAERAWAALGRVDLLCNNAGVGTLGAVADTPLRDAEWLFAVNVWGVIHGCQVFV from the coding sequence ATGGAGATCGCAGGCAAGGTGGCCGTCGTCACGGGGGGAGGGAGCGGCATCGGTCGCGGGATCGGCCGGGCGCTCGCCAAGCGCGGTGCGGACGTCGTGGTGGCTGACGTCGACGCCGCGCGCGCGGCGGAGGTTGCGGCGGAGCTCGAGGACGCCGGGGTGCGAAGCATCGGCGTCGCGTGCGATGTCACGGAGCGCGCGTCGGTCGACGCCCTCGCCGAGCGCGCGTGGGCGGCGCTCGGACGCGTTGACCTCCTCTGCAACAACGCTGGCGTCGGCACGCTCGGGGCGGTCGCGGACACCCCGCTGCGGGATGCGGAATGGCTCTTCGCCGTGAACGTCTGGGGCGTCATCCACGGATGCCAGGTATTCGTAC